Proteins encoded in a region of the Dreissena polymorpha isolate Duluth1 chromosome 6, UMN_Dpol_1.0, whole genome shotgun sequence genome:
- the LOC127833324 gene encoding uncharacterized protein LOC127833324 encodes MLSVVLLFVLVSGVQGMNITDCPDNGQSANGNWIVDNTKEVPRCVLKCDKGYEPDNCHVLRRKDPQTWNQQIPHCVNETWITWKSMAKAGIAVAAGAGAVVAAPVVLSAAGFTSAGVAAGSIAAGFQGSAVAAGGWFAAFQSAGAAGLSAGTQACLFSGVTTITGAVSTFFGVESCEAE; translated from the exons atGTTGTCTGTAGTTCTTCTGTTTGTGTTGGTGTCTGGAGTGCAAGGAATGAACATTACGGATTGTCCAG ATAACGGACAGTCTGCCAACGGCAACTGGATTGTTGATAACACGAAAGAAGTTCCAAGATGTGTGCTAAAATGCGACAAAGGATATGAGCCGGATAATTGTCATGTGTTGCGGAGAAAAGATCCTCAAACGTGGAACCAGCAGATACCGCATTGTGTCAACG AAACCTGGATAACGTGGAAATCTATGGCTAAAGCAGGAATAGCGGTCGCTGCAGGGGCTGGTGCTGTAGTGGCTGCTCCGGTTGTGCTGTCAGCAGCGGGATTCACTTCCGCAGGGGTGGCTGCCGGCTCTATCGCAGCCGGATTTCAG GGATCTGCAGTCGCAGCCGGTGGCTGGTTTGCCGCGTTTCAGAGCGCTGGAGCGGCCGGTCTCAGCGCTGGAACTCAGGCGTGCTTGTTCAGTGGAGTCACTACCATCACAGGGGCGGTTTCGACATTCTTCGGCGTGGAGTCTTGCGAAGCTGAGTGA